A stretch of Lathyrus oleraceus cultivar Zhongwan6 chromosome 6, CAAS_Psat_ZW6_1.0, whole genome shotgun sequence DNA encodes these proteins:
- the LOC127091443 gene encoding protein ROH1 — MPATDYQSSSPSSLTQFGRSILSFRREQVHSMEGSTLETELDSFQEHVADRFLDLSSVVQDDLLSLKWIGKLLDCFLVCQEEFKAILHSHKGQASKPPLDRMVSDYFERSVKALDVCNAIRDGVEQIRLWQKLLEIVLYALDHERSIGEGQFRRAKKALIDLSISMLDDNKDSNGSVAQRNRSFGRNNGGRDKDHSHGNSHGNNNYQHRSLGHFRSLSWSVSRTWSAARQLQAIGNNINPPKANDLIATNGLAMSVYVMNSVLLFVMWALVAAIPCQDRGLHVHFTIPRSYTWAIPLLALHDRILEESKKRERKNACGLLREIQQIEKCVRQMSELADSAQFPLTEEKEVEVRQRVQEVSKVCDALKDGLNPLERQVREVFHRIVRSRTEGLDSFGSRPNNAE, encoded by the coding sequence ATGCCAGCGACGGACTATCAAAGTTCGTCTCCTTCATCGTTAACGCAGTTTGGTCGTTCAATTCTAAGCTTTCGTCGTGAACAGGTTCATTCAATGGAAGGGTCAACCTTAGAGACTGAACTTGATTCTTTTCAGGAACATGTTGCTGATCGTTTCCTTGATCTATCTTCTGTTGTTCAAGATGATTTGCTTTCATTGAAATGGATTGGGAAGCTTCTGGATTGTTTTCTGGTTTGTCAGGAGGAGTTCAAAGCGATCCTTCATAGCCATAAGGGACAGGCTTCGAAACCGCCGTTGGATCGAATGGTGTCGGATTATTTTGAACGGAGTGTTAAGGCTTTGGATGTTTGTAATGCTATTCGTGATGGGGTTGAACAGATTCGGCTTTGGCAGAAGCTGTTGGAGATTGTTCTTTATGCATTGGATCATGAAAGAAGTATTGGTGAAGGGCAGTTTCGGAGAGCGAAGAAAGCGCTGATTGATTTGTCTATTAGTATGCTTGATGATAATAAGGATTCTAATGGTTCTGTTGCGCAGAGAAATCGATCTTTCGGGCGGAACAATGGTGGTAGAGATAAAGATCACAGCCATGGGAATAGTCATGGGAATAACAACTATCAACATCGGTCTTTGGGGCATTTTAGATCACTTTCATGGAGTGTTTCTCGGACTTGGTCTGCTGCTAGACAACTCCAAGCGATTGGGAATAACATTAATCCTCCGAAAGCGAATGATCTTATTGCGACAAATGGTCTTGCAATGTCAGTGTATGTTATGAATTCAGTCTTGTTGTTTGTTATGTGGGCTCTTGTGGCTGCAATTCCTTGTCAAGACCGTGGATTGCACGTGCATTTCACCATTCCAAGGAGCTACACTTGGGCTATTCCGTTGCTCGCGCTGCACGATAGGATCTTGGAGGAGTCCAAGAAGCGTGAAAGGAAGAATGCTTGTGGCTTGCTTAGAGAGATTCAACAGATTGAGAAATGTGTTAGACAGATGAGTGAATTGGCTGATTCTGCGCAGTTTCCGTTAACGGAGGAGAAGGAAGTGGAAGTTAGGCAGAGAGTTCAAGAGGTGTCAAAGGTTTGTGATGCTTTGAAAGATGGTCTCAACCCATTGGAGCGCCAAGTGAGGGAAGTTTTCCATAGAATTGTGCGGAGCCGAACCGAAGGGCTTGACTCTTTTGGTAGTAGGCCAAACAATGCTGAGTAA